The following proteins are encoded in a genomic region of Populus nigra chromosome 16, ddPopNigr1.1, whole genome shotgun sequence:
- the LOC133675136 gene encoding uncharacterized protein LOC133675136 isoform X1, which produces MSILCGGPLLEGVYCLACARWAWKRCLHTAGHDSETWGLATAEEFEPVPRLCRYILAVYEDDPQHPLWEPPGGYGINPDWLILRRTYEDNHGRAPPYILYLDHDHADTVLAIKGLKFSKESDYAVLLDNKLGKRKIDGGYVHNGLLKAAGWVLDVECDILKELVEKYPNYTLTFTGHSLGSGVAAMLTLLVVLHRDKLGNIDRRRIRCYAVAPARCMSLNLAVRYADVINSVVLQDDFLPRIATPLEDIFKYLFCLPCLLCLRCMRDTCLLDEKVIKDPRRLYAPGRLYHIVERKTYRLGRFPPVVRTAVPVDGRFERIVFSCNATSDHSIIWIEREAQRAMDAMVEKDDIMEIPAKQRMERQETLAREHREEYRAALQRAVTLPVPHAYSSSKYGTFNEMADSHRWSGESSFGSSKTRENWDELIERLFDKDESGHMVLKKSKRDD; this is translated from the exons ATGTCAATCTTATGTGGCGGACCTCTGCTTGAGGGTGTGTATTGTCTAGCTTGTGCTCGCTGGGCGTGGAAACGATGTCTCCACACTGCAGGTCATGACAGTGAAACTTGGGGTCTTGCAACTGCCGAAGAATTTGAGCCGGTTCCTCGCCTTTGCCGCTATATACTAGCTGTTTATGAAGATGATCCTCAACACCCTCTCTGGGAACCTCCTGGAGGGTACGGAATAAACCCAGATTGGTTAATCCTAAGAAGAACTTATGAAGATAATCATGGAAGGGCGCCACCATATATATTGTATCTTGATCATGACCATGCTGATACAGTTCTAGCCATTAAGGGCCTTAAGTTTTCAAAGGAGAGTGACTATGCTGTACTTTTGGATAATAAGCTAGGGAAAAGGAAAATTGATGGTGGGTACGTCCACAATGGGCTATTGAAGGCTGCTGGTTGGGTTTTGGATGTGGAGTGTGACATTTTGAAGGAATTAGTGGAGAAGTATCCGAATTACACACTGACTTTTACAGGTCATTCTCTAGGGTCTGGTGTAGCAGCAATGCTGACACTATTGGTAGTGCTACATCGTGATAAATTGGGAAACATTGACAGAAGGAGGATCAGATGCTACGCGGTTGCACCTGCAAGATGTATGTCACTTAATTTGGCTGTCAGATATGCAGATGTTATCAATTCTGTAGTGCTTCAG GATGATTTCTTACCGCGGATAGCCACGCCTTTGGAAGACATTTTCAAGTATCTTTTCTG TTTGCCCTGCCTACTATGTTTGAGGTGCATGAGGGATACATGTTTACTGGATGAGAAAGTGATCAAAGACCCAAGGAGACTGTATGCACCTGGTCGCCTCTATCACATtgttgaaagaaagacttacaG ATTGGGAAGATTCCCCCCAGTTGTGAGGACAGCAGTGCCAGTAGATGGGCGTTTTGAGCGTATAGTTTTTTCTTGTAATGCAACTTCTGATCATTCAATCATTTGGATAGAAAGAGAAGCCCAGAGGGCAATGGAT GCAATGGTAGAGAAAGATGATATCATGGAGATCCCAGCAAAGCAAAGGATGGAACGACAGGAGACTTTGGCCCGAGAACATAGAGAGGAGTACAGGGCTGCGCTACAAAGAGCTGTTACACTCCCAGTTCCCCATGCCTATTCATCTTCCAAGTATGGAACTTTCAATGAGATGGCGGATTCGCACAGATGGAGTGGGGAATCTTCTTTTGGCTCTTCGAAGACAAGAGAGAACTGGGATGAATTGATTGAACGCCTTTTTGACAAAGATGAATCTGGTCACATGGTTCTCAAGAAATCAAAAAGGGATGATTGA
- the LOC133675136 gene encoding uncharacterized protein LOC133675136 isoform X2 has translation MSILCGGPLLEGVYCLACARWAWKRCLHTAGHDSETWGLATAEEFEPVPRLCRYILAVYEDDPQHPLWEPPGGYGINPDWLILRRTYEDNHGRAPPYILYLDHDHADTVLAIKGLKFSKESDYAVLLDNKLGKRKIDGGYVHNGLLKAAGWVLDVECDILKELVEKYPNYTLTFTGHSLGSGVAAMLTLLVVLHRDKLGNIDRRRIRCYAVAPARCMSLNLAVRYADVINSVVLQDDFLPRIATPLEDIFKYLFCLPCLLCLRCMRDTCLLDEKVIKDPRRLYAPGRLYHIVERKTYRLGRFPPVVRTAVPVDGRFERIVFSCNATSDHSIIWIEREAQRAMDVSFQFLGNGRER, from the exons ATGTCAATCTTATGTGGCGGACCTCTGCTTGAGGGTGTGTATTGTCTAGCTTGTGCTCGCTGGGCGTGGAAACGATGTCTCCACACTGCAGGTCATGACAGTGAAACTTGGGGTCTTGCAACTGCCGAAGAATTTGAGCCGGTTCCTCGCCTTTGCCGCTATATACTAGCTGTTTATGAAGATGATCCTCAACACCCTCTCTGGGAACCTCCTGGAGGGTACGGAATAAACCCAGATTGGTTAATCCTAAGAAGAACTTATGAAGATAATCATGGAAGGGCGCCACCATATATATTGTATCTTGATCATGACCATGCTGATACAGTTCTAGCCATTAAGGGCCTTAAGTTTTCAAAGGAGAGTGACTATGCTGTACTTTTGGATAATAAGCTAGGGAAAAGGAAAATTGATGGTGGGTACGTCCACAATGGGCTATTGAAGGCTGCTGGTTGGGTTTTGGATGTGGAGTGTGACATTTTGAAGGAATTAGTGGAGAAGTATCCGAATTACACACTGACTTTTACAGGTCATTCTCTAGGGTCTGGTGTAGCAGCAATGCTGACACTATTGGTAGTGCTACATCGTGATAAATTGGGAAACATTGACAGAAGGAGGATCAGATGCTACGCGGTTGCACCTGCAAGATGTATGTCACTTAATTTGGCTGTCAGATATGCAGATGTTATCAATTCTGTAGTGCTTCAG GATGATTTCTTACCGCGGATAGCCACGCCTTTGGAAGACATTTTCAAGTATCTTTTCTG TTTGCCCTGCCTACTATGTTTGAGGTGCATGAGGGATACATGTTTACTGGATGAGAAAGTGATCAAAGACCCAAGGAGACTGTATGCACCTGGTCGCCTCTATCACATtgttgaaagaaagacttacaG ATTGGGAAGATTCCCCCCAGTTGTGAGGACAGCAGTGCCAGTAGATGGGCGTTTTGAGCGTATAGTTTTTTCTTGTAATGCAACTTCTGATCATTCAATCATTTGGATAGAAAGAGAAGCCCAGAGGGCAATGGATGTAAGCTTTCAATTTCTTG GCAATGGTAGAGAAAGATGA